The following are encoded in a window of Nilaparvata lugens isolate BPH chromosome 13, ASM1435652v1, whole genome shotgun sequence genomic DNA:
- the LOC111045617 gene encoding elongation of very long chain fatty acids protein AAEL008004 isoform X1, which yields MAAIMRFYDSFQSVFDKHGDPRTASWFLMSSPLPTLSICLSYVFVVKVLGPKLMENRKPFQLKNALIVYNLFQVIFSSWLFYELGMSGWLTGHYSLKCQPVDYSNSPITVRMVHACWWYYFSKFTEFMDTIFFVLRKKNQHVSTLHVIHHGCMPMSVWFGVKFTPGGHSTFFGLLNTFVHIIMYSYYLLAALGPQIQKYLWWKKYLTSLQMVQFVAIMVHAFQLLFIDCNYPRAFVWWIGLHAVMFFFLFKEFYNQQYNKPKKGKQAEAVSANGKSGETTKANGHSANGFNKQAADYYASGGDLIHRPQAAKSK from the exons ATGGCAGCCATAATGAGATTTTACGACTCCTTCCAGAGCGTGTTCGACAAACATGGAG ACCCCAGAACCGCCAGCTGGTTCCTGATGAGTTCTCCCCTACCGACCCTCTCCATCTGCCTGTCCTATGTGTTTGTGGTGAAGGTTTTGGGCCCCAAACTCATGGAAAACCGAAAACCCTTCCAACTCAAGAACGCGCTCATTGTCTACAACCTCTTTCAAGTAATATTTAGCTCGTGGCTTTTCTACGAG tTAGGAATGTCGGGCTGGTTGACTGGTCATTATAGTCTAAAGTGCCAACCGGTAGATTATTCAAATTCGCCAATAACTGTCAGG atgGTGCATGCTTGCTGGTGGTACTACTTTTCAAAGTTCACAGAGTTCATGGACACG ATTTTCTTCGTATTGAGAAAAAAGAACCAGCACGTTTCAACCCTGCACGTTATCCACCATGGATGTATGCCAATGAGTGTTTGGTTCGGTGTCAAGTTTACCCCAG GTGGCCACAGCACATTCTTTGGTCTGCTGAACACATTTGTCCACATCATCATGTACTCTTACTACCTGCTGGCCGCCCTTGGACCCCAGATCCAGAAGTACCTCTGGTGGAAGAAATACCTCACATCTCTCCAGATG GTTCAATTCGTTGCTATCATGGTGCACGCCTTCCAGCTTCTGTTCATCGACTGCAACTACCCTCGTGCCTTCGTCTGGTGGATTGGACTCCACGCCGTCatgttcttcttcctcttcaaggAGTTCTACAACCAGCAGTACAACAAGCCCAAGAAAGGAAAG CAAGCTGAAGCCGTATCAGCAAATGGCAAATCAGGCGAGACCACAAAGGCAAATGGACACAGTGCAAACGGCTTCAACAAGCAGGCGGCTGACTACTACGCCTCAGGTGGAGACCTCATCCATCGACCACAGGCCGCCAAGAGCAAGTGA
- the LOC111045617 gene encoding elongation of very long chain fatty acids protein AAEL008004 isoform X3 — MAAIMRFYDSFQSVFDKHGDPRTASWFLMSSPLPTLSICLSYVFVVKVLGPKLMENRKPFQLKNALIVYNLFQVIFSSWLFYEMVHACWWYYFSKFTEFMDTIFFVLRKKNQHVSTLHVIHHGCMPMSVWFGVKFTPGGHSTFFGLLNTFVHIIMYSYYLLAALGPQIQKYLWWKKYLTSLQMVQFVAIMVHAFQLLFIDCNYPRAFVWWIGLHAVMFFFLFKEFYNQQYNKPKKGKQAEAVSANGKSGETTKANGHSANGFNKQAADYYASGGDLIHRPQAAKSK; from the exons ATGGCAGCCATAATGAGATTTTACGACTCCTTCCAGAGCGTGTTCGACAAACATGGAG ACCCCAGAACCGCCAGCTGGTTCCTGATGAGTTCTCCCCTACCGACCCTCTCCATCTGCCTGTCCTATGTGTTTGTGGTGAAGGTTTTGGGCCCCAAACTCATGGAAAACCGAAAACCCTTCCAACTCAAGAACGCGCTCATTGTCTACAACCTCTTTCAAGTAATATTTAGCTCGTGGCTTTTCTACGAG atgGTGCATGCTTGCTGGTGGTACTACTTTTCAAAGTTCACAGAGTTCATGGACACG ATTTTCTTCGTATTGAGAAAAAAGAACCAGCACGTTTCAACCCTGCACGTTATCCACCATGGATGTATGCCAATGAGTGTTTGGTTCGGTGTCAAGTTTACCCCAG GTGGCCACAGCACATTCTTTGGTCTGCTGAACACATTTGTCCACATCATCATGTACTCTTACTACCTGCTGGCCGCCCTTGGACCCCAGATCCAGAAGTACCTCTGGTGGAAGAAATACCTCACATCTCTCCAGATG GTTCAATTCGTTGCTATCATGGTGCACGCCTTCCAGCTTCTGTTCATCGACTGCAACTACCCTCGTGCCTTCGTCTGGTGGATTGGACTCCACGCCGTCatgttcttcttcctcttcaaggAGTTCTACAACCAGCAGTACAACAAGCCCAAGAAAGGAAAG CAAGCTGAAGCCGTATCAGCAAATGGCAAATCAGGCGAGACCACAAAGGCAAATGGACACAGTGCAAACGGCTTCAACAAGCAGGCGGCTGACTACTACGCCTCAGGTGGAGACCTCATCCATCGACCACAGGCCGCCAAGAGCAAGTGA
- the LOC111045617 gene encoding elongation of very long chain fatty acids protein AAEL008004 isoform X2: MAAIMRFYDSFQSVFDKHGDPRTASWFLMSSPLPTLSICLSYVFVVKVLGPKLMENRKPFQLKNALIVYNLFQVIFSSWLFYECLMGGWWGEYSFRCQPVDKSHNPTAMRMVHACWWYYFSKFTEFMDTIFFVLRKKNQHVSTLHVIHHGCMPMSVWFGVKFTPGGHSTFFGLLNTFVHIIMYSYYLLAALGPQIQKYLWWKKYLTSLQMVQFVAIMVHAFQLLFIDCNYPRAFVWWIGLHAVMFFFLFKEFYNQQYNKPKKGKQAEAVSANGKSGETTKANGHSANGFNKQAADYYASGGDLIHRPQAAKSK, from the exons ATGGCAGCCATAATGAGATTTTACGACTCCTTCCAGAGCGTGTTCGACAAACATGGAG ACCCCAGAACCGCCAGCTGGTTCCTGATGAGTTCTCCCCTACCGACCCTCTCCATCTGCCTGTCCTATGTGTTTGTGGTGAAGGTTTTGGGCCCCAAACTCATGGAAAACCGAAAACCCTTCCAACTCAAGAACGCGCTCATTGTCTACAACCTCTTTCAAGTAATATTTAGCTCGTGGCTTTTCTACGAG TGCCTTATGGGTGGATGGTGGGGGGAATACAGCTTCAGGTGCCAACCAGTCGATAAAAGCCATAATCCCACGGCAATGAGG atgGTGCATGCTTGCTGGTGGTACTACTTTTCAAAGTTCACAGAGTTCATGGACACG ATTTTCTTCGTATTGAGAAAAAAGAACCAGCACGTTTCAACCCTGCACGTTATCCACCATGGATGTATGCCAATGAGTGTTTGGTTCGGTGTCAAGTTTACCCCAG GTGGCCACAGCACATTCTTTGGTCTGCTGAACACATTTGTCCACATCATCATGTACTCTTACTACCTGCTGGCCGCCCTTGGACCCCAGATCCAGAAGTACCTCTGGTGGAAGAAATACCTCACATCTCTCCAGATG GTTCAATTCGTTGCTATCATGGTGCACGCCTTCCAGCTTCTGTTCATCGACTGCAACTACCCTCGTGCCTTCGTCTGGTGGATTGGACTCCACGCCGTCatgttcttcttcctcttcaaggAGTTCTACAACCAGCAGTACAACAAGCCCAAGAAAGGAAAG CAAGCTGAAGCCGTATCAGCAAATGGCAAATCAGGCGAGACCACAAAGGCAAATGGACACAGTGCAAACGGCTTCAACAAGCAGGCGGCTGACTACTACGCCTCAGGTGGAGACCTCATCCATCGACCACAGGCCGCCAAGAGCAAGTGA